In Solenopsis invicta isolate M01_SB chromosome 1, UNIL_Sinv_3.0, whole genome shotgun sequence, one genomic interval encodes:
- the LOC105198683 gene encoding tudor domain-containing protein 7 isoform X7, with protein MDTTSTNKRSTPGKSNLYTDFCRPLMETIVQRPLPQNITPSTPKLQRLIEVAEPVNQSYSSNNCNLRLKVLNDNTAASSVINQKPKTVELKTSKLSERLKVTPPVTPSIPINNYNSSGTTTPVPSILNIPQSIAPPSQILDPRKELEIRANVLKLPSPIYKTYLNKEKHAKITIYATVKIGAHIFEKSYPVDAATEEEAEKIVARKALKSLAEESSNHEVTTIDTELIKRRILNIVTGHQSGVFMHLLPDCYNEKYGEALPHNWQKIIDDCIDIIQEKGVGDSTILCLISPSSKRSESNSTLSSKISSENIFPSNKKIQLSPIGSVAPDILPIPDAAIWLVCATCVINTVEIWVRLYDQNDEFVDMTNEMMRHYDQMSERTSPAVCVPNDFYVVLEENYWHRVQCIDFDDETRMATVFFIDEGLVERYKPDVLHPLDRKFCVLPCQAIRVGLYGLKDFRDCDQIVPEIENYLLIDQVFNVRVHGRDADEYGSYVTVTFYDTSKDEDIDINQVLANKILENFAVAFKMRRGQLTELYVTHVDEQGKVYAQINSFAKTVLNGANMSTNNATRVEGITFTKTYLAKWNSQWYRARAIDIFEQQGEVALLLIDIGRTVRISRNNLFDIDKASQILQCIPQQAMQIFLHNIDQLMYERLTRFRELVSDTDLLLAKVIEISMSGVPVVEIFKRIGPSNMLVSINTSLIYEDKLSKVNEDGNNNNKPKKRLDRGNSRGPELVEKLNPPVISDIGQYFDVHITLVSHPGHFIVQPLNNADELKAMMNDLQNCYEVNNDPPLEYINEGKLYAGKYRDEWYRVYVTHIINDSDVSAYFCDYGDVMVISRDNLRLLKSKFLKLPYQAVKAKLVGIEPINVDWTVTDCIKFKDLVLEKNFVSVIHQSIFDDLSPVNGTMLGLRLIDVSTERDIYIDKLLVEERRAKYIEGFLNEELPS; from the exons A tgGACACCACCTCGACGAACAAAAG ATCTACACCTGGCAAGAGTAACTTGTATACAGATTTTTGCAG aCCTCTTATGGAAACTATAGTACAGCGTCCATTACCACAGAACATAACACCAAGTACTCCCAAA TTACAGAGACTGATTGAAGTGGCAGAGCCAGTGAACCAAAGTTACTCctctaataattgtaatttaagattaaaagtattaaatgaCAATACAGCAGCTTCGTCTGTGATAAATCAAAAACCAAAGACTGTAGAGTTGAAAACCTCAAAACTAAGCGAAAGACTCAAAGTTACTCCTCCCGTAACGCCTTCAATACcgattaataattacaatagcAGTGGTACAACTACGCCTGTCCCATCTATCCTTAATATACCGCAG AGTATTGCACCGCCATCTCAAATTCTTGATCCTCGGAAAGAGTTGGAAATTCGTGCCAATGTGTTAAAATTACCTTCAcctatttataaaacatatttaaataaagagaaacaTGCTAAAATCACTATATATGCCACTGTGaaa ATTGGCGCTCATATATTCGAGAAGTCCTACCCGGTGGATGCGGCGACCGAGGAAGAAGCTGAGAAAATTGTAGCACGCAAGGCTTTGAAAAGTCTTGCTGAAGAATCATCGAATCACGAGGTGACGACTATCGATACGGAATTGATAAAAAGACGCATTTTGAACATCGTAACTGGGCATCAAAGTGGAGTCTTCATGCATCTATTACCCGActgttataatgaaaaatatggaGAGGCCTTACCTCACAATTGgcaaaaaattattgatgaCTGCATTGATATTATTCAGGAGAAAGGCGTCGGGGATTCCACAATACTTTGTCTAATCTCCCCAAGTTCGAaa cgATCGGAAAGTAACTCCACGCTGTCATCCAAAATTTCATCTGAGAATATCTTCCCGTCTAACAAAAAGATACAGTTAAGTCCGATTGGATCTGTCGCGCCCGACATATTGCCGATACCCGATGCGGCTATTTGGCTAGTGTGTGCCACTTGTGTTATAAATACCGTCGAAATTTGGGTTCGACTCTACGATCAAAAT gacgAGTTTGTTGATATGACAAACGAAATGATGAGGCATTATGATCAAATGAGCGAACGCACCTCGCCAGCGGTATGCGTACCTAACGATTTCTATGTCGttttagaagaaaattattGGCATAGAGTACAATGCATAGATTTTGATGATGAAACCAGAATGGCCACGGTTTTCTTTATCGATGAAGGACTCGTGGAACGATACAAACCTGACGTCTTGCATCCTTTGGACAGAAAATTTTGCGTTCTTCCATGTCAG GCTATCAGAGTAGGCCTTTATGGATTAAAAGACTTCCGCGATTGTGATCAAATAGTACCAGAAATCGAAAATTATCTGCTAATTGATCAAGTATTTAACGTGAGAGTACATGGTAGAGATGCCGATGAATATGGCTCATATGTAACGGTGACTTTTTATGATACAAGTAAAGATGAAGATATTGATATTAATCAAGTCCTagccaataaaattttagaaaactttGCTGTCGCTTTTAAAATGCGG CGGGGACAATTAACTGAATTATATGTGACGCACGTAGACGAACAAGGTAAAGTTTATGCACAAATAAATTCGTTCGCCAAAACGGTATTAAATGGCGCAAATATGTCTACAAATAATGCTACAAGAGTCGAGGGGATTACCTTCACAAAAACGTACCTTGCAAAGTGGAATTCACAATGGTATAGAGCAAGAGCGATTGACATTTTTGAACAGCAAGGGGAGGTAGCATTACTTTTGATTGATATCGGTCGAACCGTTCGGATATCGAGGAATAATCTCTTTGACATTGACAAAGCCTCACAGATTTTACAATGCATTCCTCAGCAG GCGATGCAAATCTTTCTGCACAACATTGATCAATTGATGTACGAAAGGCTGACAAGATTTCGTGAATTAGTCTCCGACACAGATTTACTTTTAGCGAAAGTCATCGAGATTAGTATGTCCGGGGTTCCAGTGGTAGAGATTTTCAAAAGAATCGGGCCGAGTAACATGTTGGTCTCGATAAATACATCGTTGATTTATGAAGACAAACTATCAAA AGTTAACGAAGAtggcaataataataacaagcCTAAGAAACGTCTGGATCGTGGAAATTCTCGAGGTCCAGAATTGGTTGAAAAATTGAATCCACCCGTAATTTCGGATATCGGCCAATATTTCGACGTTCATATCACATTGGTGTCGCATCCAGGACACTTCATTGTGCAACCGTTAAACAATGCGGACGAATTGAAA GCAATGATGAACGATTTGCAAAATTGCTACGAGGTGAACAATGATCCACCTTTAGAGTATATCAATGAAGGTAAACTTTATGCAGGAAAGTACCGCGACGAGTGGTACAG agtATACGTTACTCATATTATCAACGATAGTGATGTATCCGCGTACTTTTGCGATTACGGTGACGTGATGGTAATATCCCGCGACAACTTGCGGCTATTGAAAAGCAAATTCTTGAAATTGCCGTATCAAGCGGTAAAAGCTAAACTCGTCG gaaTAGAGCCGATAAATGTTGACTGGACGGTGACCGATTGCATCAAATTTAAGGATTTAGTGCTCGAAAAGAACTTTGTCTCCGTAATTCATCAGTCTATATTCGACGATCTCTCGCCAGTCAATGGTACAATGCTGGGTTTACGACTGATTGACGTTAGCACCGAAAGAGACATTTATATCGACAAATTATTAGTAGAAGAGAGACGTGCCAAATACATCGAAGGATTTTTGAATGAAGAGCTTCCTTCTTAG